The following proteins are co-located in the Lagenorhynchus albirostris chromosome 2, mLagAlb1.1, whole genome shotgun sequence genome:
- the LOC132515662 gene encoding Golgi-associated RAB2 interactor protein 4-like, with protein MSGDSLLPYHTAQSSTGVGLFNTTTGKLQQQLRNGEYDIFKDAQIFESDFIQITKRGDLTDVHNCVCMVTVGIACSSPVLPLPDTMLLARWATGCEEHAEHSQVAKGKSHKAAKTLELTRLLPLKLVSISTHNREKQQLRVKFATGRSWYLQLCAPLDAQEDLFTSWEELIYLLRPPVEGLSRTYAVPAWDMTCLPVFEEEEDGRSPAVEDFQGKWDQDQVSICSLHTCSELAGATSAAFAGGEGIQLDSHKPDTVPDVATAKAKPTVLDKASASWATTKVETAGVAGGTAAGAPSVAVIKPPAPEEQSTATAATAGNGPGGSKTSIATGGTARTSPRSRKTVLRTIQGYASSTSTSLSPEAGVTVVGAEPTSKTAEGRADDEGEGTLISTLPQEDKVSEQDGSSQRVSQARKGRRERREHWGEDRALTSPSLCSSVESHHKAAGNKTIQKAAGPCSGGRRATRDDQKDKGHGSPGGSEQGTAHKDISRAPITNESRTSHKSGRSLSTASSGPTTERLSWISSFFRNVRASLSTKTVASSGDKYVSILAKPVEGTRMEAIVETAESGQGLEITGGVTSETMEPVTAEAHQ; from the exons ATGAGTGGGGACTCTCTGCTCCCGTATCACACGGCCCAGAGCAGCACCGGGGTGGGCCTGTTCAACACCACCACGGGGAAGCTGCAGCAGCAACTGCGCAACGGCGAATACGACATATTCAAGGACGCACAGATATTCGAGAGCGACTTTATCCAGATCACAAAGAGGGGAGACCTGACTGACGTGCACAACTGTGTCTGCATGGTGACCGTGGGCATCGCATGCAGCAGCCCCGTCCTCCCCCTCCCAGACACCATGCTGCTGGCCCGATGGGCCACCGGCTGTGAAGAGCATGCTGAGCACAGCCAGGTCGCCAAGGGCAAGAGCCACAAGGCTGCAAAGACCTTAGAGCTCACCAGGCTCCTTCCCCTGAAGTTAGTGAGCATCTCCACTCACAATCGTGAGAAACAACAGCTGCGCGTGAAGTTTGCCACTGGTCGCTCCTGGTACCTGCAGCTGTGTGCCCCTCTGGACGCGCAGGAAGACCTCTTCACCTCTTGGGAAGAGCTGATTTACCTCCTGCGACCACCAGTGGAGGGTCTCAGCCGCACCTACGCCGTTCCAGCCTGGGACATGACCTGCCTGCCTGTGttcgaggaggaggaggacggcaGGAGCCCGGCAGTGGAGGATTTCCAAGGCAAGTGGGATCAGGACCAGGTGAGCATCTGCAGCCTCCACACGTGCTCTGAGCTGGCCGGGGCCACGTCTGCAGCTTTTGCTGGTGGGGAGGGGATCCAACTGGACTCCCACAAGCCCGATACCGTGCCCGATGTGGCCACTGCAAAAGCAAAACCTACAGTGCTTGACAAAGCGTCAGCATCGTGGGCAACGACAAAGGTGGAGACAGCAGGGGTGGCAGGAGGCACCGCAGCGGGTGCTCCGAGCGTGGCAGTGATCAAGCCTCCTGCCCCTGAAGAGCAGAGCACGGCCACAGCAGCCACAGCCGGCAACGGTCCAGGAGGAAGCAAAACCAGCATAGCCACCGGGGGCACTGCCAGAACATCCCCGAGGAGCAGGAAAACGGTGCTGCGAACAATTCAGG GGTATGCTTCCAGCACGTCCACCAGCCTCTCCCCAGAGGCCGGCGTGACTGTGGTCGGAGCAGAACCCACCAGCAAGACTGCTGAAGGAAGAGCCGACGACGAGGGCGAGGGGACCCTCATCTCCACCTTGCCACAGGAAGACAAAGTGAGTGAACAGGATGGCAGCTCACAGAGGGTGTCCCAGGCCCgcaagggaagaagggagagaagggagcacTGGGGAGAGGACAGAGCTCTTACGAGCCCCTCGCTCTGCAGTTCAGTGGAAAGCCACCACAAGGCAGCGGGGAACAAGACCATCCAGAAAGCAGCTGGCCCGTGCTCAGGCGGCCGCAGAGCCACTAGAGATGACCAAAAGGACAAAGGCCATGGCAGCCCGGGGGGCAGCGAGCAGGGCACTGCTCACAAAGACATCAGCCGTGCTCCCATCACCAACGAGTCCAGGACCTCGCACAAATCGGGCAGGAGCTTATCTACAGCGAGTTCAGGTCCCACCACGGAGAGACTCAGCTGGATCAGCTCCTTCTTCAGGAACGTCAGAGCCAGTCTTTCTACAAAGACAGTGGCCTCCTCAGGTGATAAATATGTGAGCATCCTGGCGAAGCCAGTGGAAGGGACCCGAATGGAGGCCATCGTAGAGACAGCAGAGAgtggccaggggctggagatCACTGGAGGTGTGACATCTGAGACCATGGAGCCAGTGACCGCTGAAGCCCATCAATAG